The Piliocolobus tephrosceles isolate RC106 chromosome 2, ASM277652v3, whole genome shotgun sequence genome window below encodes:
- the KLHDC8B gene encoding kelch domain-containing protein 8B, which yields MSAGGGRAFAWQVFPPMPTCRVYSTVAHQDGQLLVLGGCGRAGLPLDTAETLDMASHTWLALAPLPTARAGAAAVVLGKQVLVVGGVDEVQSPVAAVEAFLMDEGRWERRATLPQAAMGVATVERDGMVYALGGMGPDTAPQAQVCVYEPRRDCWLSLPSMPTPCYGASTFLHGNKIYVLGGRQGKLPVTAFEAFDLEARTWTRHPSLPSRRAFAGCAMAEGSVFSLGGLQQPGPHNFYSRPHFVNTVEMFDLEHGSWTKLPRSLRMRDKRADFVVGSLGGHIVAIGGLGNQPCPLGSVESFSLARRRWEVLPAMPTARCSCSSLQAGPRLFVIGGVAQGPSQAVEALCLRDGV from the exons ATGTCTGCAGGAGGTGGCCGGGCCTTTGCTTGGCAAGTGTTCCCCCCCATGCCCACTTGCCGGGTCTATAGCACAGTGGCACACCAAGATGGGCAGCTGCTGGTGTTAGGGGGTTGTGGCCGGGCTGGACTGCCCTTGGACACTGCTGAGACACTGGACATGGCCTCGCACACATGGCTGGCACTGGCACCCCTGCCCACTGCCCGGGCTGGAGCAGCTGCGGTAGTTCTGGGCAAGCAGGTGCTAGTGGTGGGTGGTGTGGATGAGGTCCAGAGCCCAGTAGCTGCTGTAGAGGCCTTCCTGATGGATGAGGGCCGCTGGGAGCGTCGGGCCACCCTGCCTCAAGCAGCCATGGGGGTTGCAACTGTGGAGAGAG ATGGTATGGTGTATGCTCTAGGGGGAATGGGCCCTGACACGGCCCCCCAGGCCCAGGTATGTGTGTATGAGCCCCGTCGGGACTGCTGGCTTTCGCTACCCTCCATGCCCACACCCTGCTATGGGGCCTCCACCTTCCTGCATGGGAACAAGATCTATGTCCTGG GGGGCCGCCAGGGCAAGCTCCCGGTGACTGCTTTTGAAGCCTTTGATCTGGAGGCCCGTACATGGACCCGGCATCCAAGCCTACCCAGCCGTCGGGCCTTTGCTGGCTGTGCCATGGCTGAAGGCAGCGTCTTTAGCCTGGGTGGCCTGCAGCAGCCTGGGCCCCACAACTTCTACTCTCGCCCACACTTTGTCAACACTGTGGAGATGTTTGACCTGGAGCATG GGTCCTGGACCAAACTGCCCCGCAGCCTGCGCATGAGGGATAAGAGGGCAGACTTTGTGGTTGGGTCCCTTGGGGGCCACATTGTGGCCATTGGGGGCCTTG GAAACCAGCCATGTCCTTTGGGCTCTGTGGAGAGCTTTAGCCTTGCAAGGAGGCGCTGGGAGGTATTGCCAGCCATGCCCACTGCCCGCTGCTCCTGCTCTAGTCTGCAGGCTGGGCCCCGGCTGTTTGTTATTGGGGGTGTGGCCCAGGGCCCCAGTCAAGCCGTGGAGGCACTATGTCTGCGTGATGGGGTCTGA
- the C2H3orf84 gene encoding uncharacterized protein C3orf84 homolog, translated as MALRAEVSHKGKKEPAQQHFFSKHDNRTSFDKGPYCLLQGIGRRKDLERLWQRHTFLRWAPCEIELRQQGPLESSYQADFRPGPGLSGLPQRLVHFVQVQPSHARTTYQQNFCYPSRGGHCGSYKVGPQAPVTDILPDLPVIPRPKLLQHYLHAGVSECLNWSRALNKDS; from the exons ATGGCTCTGAGGGcagaagtcagtcacaaaggCAAGAAG GAGCCGGCGCAGCAACACTTCTTCTCCAAGCATGACAACCGTACTTCCTTTGACAAA GGCCCCTACTGCCTGCTGCAGGGAATTGGAAGGCGGAAGGACCTGGAGCGCCTGTGGCAGCGGCACACCTTCCTGCGCTGGGCACCCTGTGAGATAGAGTTGCGCCAGCAAGGGCCCCTGGAATCTTCTTACCAGGCCGATTTCCGACCAGGCCCAGGACTCAGTGGCCTCCCCCAGCGCCTCGTCCATTTTGTGCAGGTCCAGCCTTCCCATGCCAGGACCACCTACCAGCAGAACTTCTGCTACCCATCCCGGGGTGGCCACTGTGGCAGTTACAAGGTAGGGCCCCAGGCGCCAGTCACAGACATACTGCCTGACCTCCCAGTGATCCCAAGACCCAAGCTGCTGCAGCACTACCTTCATGCTGGGGTCTCTGAGTGTCTAAACTGGTCCAGAGCATTAAACAAGGACAGCTGA
- the CCDC71 gene encoding coiled-coil domain-containing protein 71, with translation MSVVVQHVEEKAVHSWSRISTAGKKALEEALLVFNPMSQDLSATEAQLVAFLQGLRDDGFQPTILRSGDVYGYSSCTANPPSQTKLQARAPNPTATSPPASAPRTAVRLPAGRATLLPMPLSGRLAKASSPALAKHATTNLLLSSLKQSSASHARGAAVGFPTHLYPGVYPAMRLSVVLEALVPLKTTMPCLGAKHKAQSLHLSLADSPLKLRKSSGKGPGNPRPKAPRKTTSKGSKCLTRKSPGAGPRRGSGHQSKTNRATGSPSVRRMKGGSARGTKAAQAKVARTLAKAARSQARVARTQAKAAKARAKAKAARAKAKAAWVKAKAKAKAARVKAKAKVMAARAKAKTKAKAVRAKAKVARTQPRGRGRPKGSAKTRTTRKGQKYRPETVGQKRKRAEEAKDLPPKKRTRLGPRSPKAWLGPGTAKLLKFRAIKVDRRSSDDEVRQRAQRILRVNLSPEIRLQPLLPHSAV, from the coding sequence ATGAGTGTGGTGGTTCAGCATGTGGAGGAAAAAGCTGTGCACTCCTGGTCGCGTATCTCCACGGCTGGGAAGAAGGCCCTGGAAGAGGCGCTGCTTGTCTTTAACCCCATGAGCCAGGATCTCAGTGCCACAGAGGCCCAGCTTGTGGCCTTCCTGCAGGGCCTGCGAGATGATGGCTTCCAACCTACCATCCTGCGCAGTGGTGATGTCTATGGCTATAGTTCATGCACAGCTAATCCCCCAAGCCAGACGAAACTGCAAGCTCGTGCCCCTAACCCAACTGCCACATCACCTCCAGCCAGTGCTCCCCGAACTGCCGTGCGGTTGCCCGCAGGTCGGGCCACACTGCTTCCCATGCCACTATCTGGTAGGCTGGCTAAAGCGTCCTCACCAGCCCTTGCCAAGCATGCTACCACCAACCTGCTGCTGAGCTCTCTGAAGCAATCAAGTGCCAGCCATGCCCGGGGTGCAGCAGTGGGCTTCCCCACCCACCTTTATCCAGGTGTCTACCCCGCCATGCGGCTCTCTGTTGTCCTTGAGGCCCTGGTTCCACTCAAGACTACCATGCCCTGCTTGGGTGCCAAGCACAAGGCACAGTCACTGCATCTCTCACTTGCAGACTCTCCTCTGAAACTGCGGAAAAGTTCAGGAAAGGGTCCAGGGAACCCCCGGCCCAAAGCTCCCAGAAAAACCACAAGCAAGGGCTCCAAGTGTCTGACTCGCAAAAGCCCTGGGGCTGGACCCCGACGAGGCTCTGGGCACCAGAGCAAAACCAACAGAGCCACTGGGTCCCCCAGTGTCCGGCGAATGAAAGGGGGCTCTGCCCGGGGCACCAAAGCAGCCCAGGCCAAGGTAGCTCGAACACTGGCCAAAGCTGCTCGTTCCCAAGCCAGGGTGGCTCGAACACAGGCCAAGGCTGCTAAGGCCCGGGCCAAGGCCAAGGCAGCCCGGGCCAAGGCCAAGGCAGCCTGGGTCAAGGCCAAGGCCAAAGCCAAGGCAGCACGGGTCAAGGCCAAGGCCAAAGTCATGGCAGCACGGGCCAAGGCCAAGACTAAAGCCAAGGCAGTACGGGCCAAGGCCAAGGTGGCTCGGACCCAgcccaggggcaggggcaggccaAAGGGGTCTGCTAAGACCAGAACTACAAGGAAGGGCCAGAAATACCGCCCTGAGACTGTTGGGCAGAAGAGGAAAAGGGCTGAGGAGGCAAAAGATCTTCCTCCCAAGAAGAGAACACGGCTTGGGCCCCGATCTCCTAAGGCATGGCTAGGGCCTGGAACAGCAAAGCTGCTCAAGTTCCGTGCCATAAAGGTAGATAGGCGGTCCTCGGATGATGAGGTGCGGCAGCGGGCTCAGCGGATTCTCCGCGTGAACCTGTCACCTGAGATACGGCTTCAGCCATTGCTGCCACATTCAGCAGTCTGA